Proteins encoded within one genomic window of Gadus macrocephalus chromosome 16, ASM3116895v1:
- the limk1a gene encoding LIM domain kinase 1a isoform X4, with translation MVGDLFFWSFCCLRLWKREKKVAGEQKYHPECFTCLNCKAFIGDGDTYALVERSKLYCGPCYYQSIVTPVSLPASPCSRLPHTVTLVSIPASTQGTNGHKGRGFSVAIDRPISPTYSPEHGPTVRVSQVDADCISPDVKNSIHVGDKILEINGTPIHNVPLDEIDLLIQETSRLLQLTLERDPHSPGQGPCSPPDEDWAPGPGPMLPVTEAPRPDVSQLRSRVITRSLSTDKSPGPSQNDSPSPQRKDFNRSESLRLVSSRMHRIFRPSDLIHGEVLGKGCFGQAIKVTHRETGEVMVMKELIRFDDETQRTFLKEVKVMRCLEHPNVLKFIGVLYKDKRLNFIAEYIKGGTLRELIMEMDSTFPWNKRVSFAKDIAAGMSYLHSMNIIHRDLNSHNCLVREDNTVVVADFGLARLMVEDKHQDKLLQAGLKKQDRRKRYTVVGNPYWMAPEMIHGKSYDERVDIFSFGIMLCEIIGRVNADPDYLPRAGDFGLNVSGFLEHFCPRNCPPAFFPLAAVCCDLDADKRPAFPKLEEWLENLKMHLDMGLPMVSELDQLHKAFWDKHSVTHSENGLPTHPEQPE, from the exons GTCGCAGGAGAACAGAAGTACCATCCGGAATGCTTCACCTGTCTGAACTGCAAGGCCTTCATCGGCGACGGGGACACGTACGCTCTGGTGGAGCGCTCCAAGCTCTACTg cGGCCCTTGTTACTACCAGAGTATCGTGACTCCGGTGTCTTTGCCGGCGTCTCCGTGCTCGCGGCTCCCTCACACGGTCACCTTGGTGTCCATCCCTGCCTCCACCCAGGGGACCAATGGCCACAAGGGGCGGGGCTTCTCTGTGGCCATCGACCGGCCAATCAGCCCCACGTACAGCCCCGAGCACGGGCCCACTGTCCGCGTCTCCCA AGTGGATGCTGACTGCATCAGCCCGGATGTGAAGAACTCCATCCATGTGGGCGATAAAATCCTGGAGATCAACGGGACGCCGATCCACAATGTTCCTCTGGATGAG ATCGACCTGCTGATCCAGGAGACCAGTCGCCTGCTGCAGCTCACCCTGGAGCGGGACCCCCACAGCCCCGGCCAGGGCCCATGCTCTCCCCCCGACGAGgactgggccccggggcccgggcccATGCTGCCCGTCACCGAGGCCCCCCGCCCGGACGTCAGCCAGCTGCGGTCCCGCGTCATCAC gcGGAGCCTAAGCACCGACAAGTCCCCGGGCCCCAGCCAGAacgactccccctccccccagaggaAGGACTTCAACCGGTCTGAGTCGCTGCGGCTGGTCTCCAGCCGCATGCACCGCATCTTCCGCCCCTCCGACCTCATCCACGGGGAGGTGCTGGGGAAGGGCTGCTTCGGGCAGGCCATCAAG GTGACCcacagagagacgggggaggtgatggtgatgaaagAATTGATCCGCTTTGACGACGAGACTCAAAGGACATTCCTGAAGGAG GTGAAGGTGATGCGCTGTCTGGAGCACCCAAACGTGCTTAAGTTCATCGGGGTGCTCTATAAGGACAAGAGACTCAACTTCATCGCTGAGTACATCAAGGGAGGCACGCTGAGAGAGCTCATCATGGAGATG GACAGTACCTTCCCGTGGAACAAGCGGGTCAGCTTTGCCAAGGACATAGCGGCTGGCATG TCATATCTGCATTCCATGAACATAATCCACCGAGACCTCAACTCACACAATTGTCTCGTGCGAGAG GACAACACGGTGGTGGTGGCCGACTTTGGCCTGGCCAGGCTCATGGTGGAGGATAAGCACCAGGACAAGCTGCTGCAGGCCGGCCTGAAGAAGCAGGACCGCAGGAAGAGGTACACCGTGGTGGGCAACCCCTACTGGATGGCCCCCGAGATGATCCACG GGAAAAGCTACGACGAGAGAGTGGACATATTCTCGTTTGGCATCATGCTCTGCGAG aTCATTGGGAGGGTGAACGCAGACCCAGACTACCTGCCCAGAGCGGGGGACTTTGGTCTAAATGTTTCTGGCTTCCTGGAGCACTTCTGCCCCCGGAACTGTCCTCCTGCCTTCTTCCCCCTGGCCGCCGTTTGCTGTGACCTCGACGCAGATAAACG GCCGGCTTTCCCCAAGCTGGAGGAGTGGTTGGAGAACCTGAAGATGCACCTGGACATGGGCCTGCCTATGGTCTCTGAGCTGGACCAGCTACACAAGGCCTTCTGGGACAAGCACAGCGTCACGCACTCAGAGAACGGCCTGCCCACCCACCCAGAGCAGCCTGAGTAG